The following proteins are co-located in the Hyalangium minutum genome:
- a CDS encoding WD40 repeat domain-containing serine/threonine protein kinase: MSKDDPTLSIVAPPPKGETGGSGLDSTLPGRTARTMEVSKALPKGETDRYDISGEFAHGAIGRILHARDRRLNRPVAIKELIFPGGTVEARFVTEAFITARLQHPSIVPVYDAGRWETGEPFYAMKFVSGRSLADVISETKTLQDRLALLPHVLAVAEAIAYAHTERVIHRDLKPANVLVGDFGETVVIDWGLAKDLSDKNTSDIGGMTTPLGVDPSLTHLGTVVGTPAYMPPEQAAGRAVDERADVYALGAILYHLLAGIRPYDTGSSAQVIDQVVRGPPPPLAKRQKGIPADLLTIVAKAMARDPAQRYATARELAEDLRRFQTGQIVAAHAYSWRERMWRFIRRYRSAVLVSSGAFLLLLLLGTAGVIRIMAERDRAESKQREAEVARQDAERARQLERERADELTLMHARTSVDRDPNEVIPWLRSLSPNFARWSAVRTIAADAQARGFAIVLRGHSQTVDDLAFTRDGRYLVTVSDDSTVRRWDMRGGGTRVLTGHTDEVWRLSLSSDGKLLATAGKDRTARIWNLETEESRVISGFPGPVDSVLFTPDDKQLIVTNRGDGLVRIWNVATGALDRTLTTGMSRLSQLARSPDGRYLLVLALQSPQAQLWDLQQNTSRLLDHDGTVTTIAFSPRGNLAITGALDQTVRSWDPATGKGRILGQRLGTLSSLAFSPDGAQLAAGTLEGQVRLWNLDTGKSDLLGSHEGRVNEILFSRDGRLMATSSDDRTARLWELANGHSRILRGNQGAVYSMDFSPDGEWLAMGSYDSTARLFAVKAEPNRLLVKTSVALNSLVASPSGQLMAALGGDGALRLVDVNTRTVLFREQLGTGEQFPIQFSPNNHWLAAGDSAGRVRLWALSSGQPARQLIGHAGTVTAIAFSQDGLNLATADTTGEIRLWEPVSGQMRLLGRHDHEVLQLTFSHDGKSLASGSKKGELRVWDIATGNFKALPGHDGEIRSVLFYPDDKRLVSGSLDHTLRIWDLETGSSLKAPGSGNGVQKIVMSQDGSLLISASVKDGILRLWDGKTGASRGVFQGHQGDITDVALSPDGRRVASSSVDTTVRLWDLETNESRVLRGHAARATGVVFLDDQHLASCGWDATLRSWADDLPTDPEALRAWMSTVGNIP, encoded by the coding sequence ACGGTGGAGGCGCGCTTCGTCACCGAGGCCTTCATCACCGCGCGGCTCCAGCACCCCTCCATCGTCCCCGTCTACGACGCCGGGCGCTGGGAGACGGGCGAACCCTTCTACGCGATGAAGTTCGTCTCGGGCCGCTCGCTCGCGGACGTCATCTCCGAGACGAAGACGCTCCAGGATCGGCTCGCGCTGCTGCCCCACGTGCTCGCGGTGGCCGAGGCCATTGCCTACGCCCACACCGAGCGCGTCATCCACCGCGACCTCAAGCCCGCCAACGTGCTGGTGGGCGACTTCGGCGAGACGGTGGTCATCGACTGGGGCCTGGCGAAGGATTTGTCCGACAAGAACACCTCGGACATCGGAGGCATGACCACGCCCCTGGGGGTGGATCCGTCCCTGACGCACCTGGGCACGGTGGTGGGCACGCCTGCATACATGCCACCGGAGCAGGCCGCGGGCCGCGCCGTGGACGAGCGCGCCGACGTGTACGCCCTGGGCGCCATCCTCTACCACCTGCTGGCGGGCATCCGGCCCTATGACACGGGCTCCTCCGCGCAGGTCATCGATCAGGTGGTGCGCGGCCCGCCGCCGCCGCTCGCCAAGCGCCAGAAGGGCATCCCTGCGGACCTGTTGACCATCGTGGCCAAGGCCATGGCGCGGGACCCCGCGCAACGCTACGCCACCGCGCGCGAGCTGGCGGAGGACCTGCGGCGGTTCCAGACGGGGCAGATCGTCGCGGCGCATGCCTACTCCTGGCGCGAGCGCATGTGGCGCTTCATCCGGCGCTACCGGTCTGCGGTGCTCGTCTCGTCCGGAGCGTTTCTGCTGCTGCTCTTGCTAGGCACCGCGGGCGTCATCCGCATCATGGCCGAGCGAGACCGCGCCGAGAGCAAGCAGCGCGAGGCCGAGGTGGCCCGTCAGGACGCGGAGCGCGCGCGGCAGCTGGAGCGGGAGCGCGCCGACGAGCTGACGCTCATGCACGCGCGCACCTCGGTGGACCGGGACCCCAACGAAGTCATCCCCTGGCTGCGCAGCCTGTCGCCCAATTTCGCGCGCTGGTCGGCCGTGCGCACCATCGCCGCGGATGCGCAGGCACGCGGCTTCGCCATTGTCCTCCGGGGACACTCGCAGACCGTGGATGACCTGGCCTTCACGCGGGACGGCCGGTACCTCGTCACCGTCAGCGACGACTCCACGGTGCGCCGCTGGGACATGCGCGGCGGGGGCACCCGCGTCCTCACCGGGCACACCGATGAGGTGTGGCGCCTCTCCCTCTCCTCGGACGGCAAGCTGCTGGCCACGGCGGGCAAGGACCGGACCGCGCGCATCTGGAACCTGGAGACGGAAGAGAGCCGTGTCATCTCGGGCTTCCCGGGGCCGGTGGACAGCGTCCTCTTCACCCCGGACGACAAGCAGCTCATCGTCACCAACCGCGGCGATGGCTTGGTGCGCATCTGGAACGTGGCCACTGGCGCGCTGGACCGGACGCTCACCACGGGGATGAGCCGCCTCAGCCAGCTCGCGCGCTCCCCGGATGGGCGCTACCTGCTCGTGCTCGCGCTCCAGTCTCCCCAGGCACAGCTGTGGGACTTGCAGCAGAACACCTCGAGGCTGCTGGACCATGACGGCACGGTGACGACCATTGCCTTCTCTCCGCGCGGAAACCTCGCCATCACGGGAGCGCTGGACCAGACGGTGCGCTCGTGGGATCCCGCCACCGGCAAGGGCCGGATCCTGGGCCAGCGGCTCGGCACCCTCTCGAGCCTGGCCTTCTCGCCCGACGGAGCGCAGCTGGCCGCGGGGACGCTGGAGGGCCAGGTCCGGCTGTGGAACCTGGACACCGGCAAGAGCGACCTGCTGGGCAGCCACGAGGGCCGCGTCAACGAGATCCTCTTCTCCCGCGATGGCCGGCTGATGGCCACCAGCAGCGACGACCGCACCGCGCGGCTGTGGGAGCTGGCCAACGGCCACAGCCGCATCCTGCGCGGCAACCAGGGCGCGGTGTACTCCATGGACTTCTCCCCGGACGGGGAGTGGCTCGCCATGGGCAGCTATGACAGCACGGCGCGCCTGTTCGCCGTGAAGGCCGAGCCCAACCGGCTCCTGGTGAAGACCTCGGTGGCGCTGAACTCGCTGGTGGCCTCGCCCTCGGGGCAGCTGATGGCGGCCCTCGGAGGCGACGGTGCGCTGCGCCTGGTCGACGTGAACACGCGGACCGTCCTCTTCCGGGAGCAGCTCGGCACCGGCGAGCAGTTCCCCATCCAATTCTCGCCCAACAACCACTGGCTGGCGGCCGGGGACTCCGCAGGACGGGTGCGCCTGTGGGCGCTCTCCTCCGGGCAGCCCGCGCGCCAGCTCATCGGCCACGCGGGGACCGTCACCGCGATCGCCTTCAGCCAGGACGGCCTCAACCTGGCCACCGCGGACACCACGGGCGAGATCCGGCTGTGGGAGCCTGTCTCGGGACAAATGCGCCTGCTGGGCCGCCACGACCACGAGGTGCTCCAGCTCACCTTCTCTCACGATGGCAAGAGCCTGGCCTCGGGCAGCAAGAAGGGCGAGCTGCGGGTCTGGGACATCGCCACGGGGAACTTCAAGGCGCTGCCCGGCCACGATGGCGAGATTCGCAGCGTGCTCTTCTACCCGGACGACAAGCGGCTCGTGAGCGGGAGCCTGGACCACACGCTGCGCATCTGGGACCTGGAGACCGGCAGCAGCCTGAAGGCCCCCGGCAGCGGCAACGGCGTGCAGAAGATCGTCATGTCTCAGGACGGCTCGCTGCTGATCAGCGCGAGCGTCAAGGACGGCATCCTGCGGCTGTGGGACGGCAAGACGGGTGCGTCCCGCGGTGTATTCCAGGGCCACCAGGGCGACATCACGGATGTGGCGCTCTCGCCCGATGGCCGGCGGGTGGCCTCATCGAGCGTCGACACCACGGTGCGGCTGTGGGACCTGGAGACCAACGAGAGCCGGGTGCTCCGAGGCCACGCCGCCCGAGCCACCGGCGTGGTGTTCCTGGACGACCAGCACCTGGCCTCGTGCGGCTGGGATGCGACGCTGCGCAGCTGGGCGGACGACCTGCCCACGGACCCCGAGGCTCTGCGCGCCTGGATGTCCACGGTCGGCAACATCCCCTAA
- a CDS encoding PEP/pyruvate-binding domain-containing protein, with translation MLRTAPLAFGFLLLLALGGPASGASRARAPFISEIRDAATFSAYAHPVETDDVGKFLIDLKSDAIYFFDVNLYRLHQDFVSKVILRHKMSPEERTEYFKNYSAEKPNYILGYITHHRGAKRWTFSFWESDRIRPADVRRARERLLKSFFVKDVAFRPESTAQESLLDELKDIPTVTSDVLYKEADYRPFNVGKALGRLRIVPPGTPYESLFFEPDDIVVLQESYPDLPPVAGVLSTRFSTPLSHVNLRARAWGIPNATLKDAATRYVALDGQFVRLEVRNQSHVLRPATEQELTAWKQAREAARKVLVPEADLTVRELRSLNAMRARDARLFGTKASNLGEIIQARLKGVFVPDGFGIPFVFYVEHLKRNGIDTELEAMLADPQFQKDAKVRRERLEAFRARITAAPIDSALLEQVEAQINGSLGGKGVFVRSSTNAEDLKGFNGAGLYDTVPNVVGREALGAAIKQVWASLWNFHAVEERTRFGIEPRSVFSGVLVQTGVNATAAGVLVTKNLYDPSDNHTYTINAKRGLGLSVVSGVTVPEQILYDIKYPGARVLSRSDDATMLVFDAQGGIKEVPTASAAPVLSEARARDLSLAAAKLTKVFPTAGPLDIEWVLEGEKIWIVQARPFIEGGS, from the coding sequence ATGCTCCGCACTGCTCCTCTGGCCTTCGGGTTTCTTCTCCTCCTGGCGCTGGGCGGCCCGGCGAGTGGGGCTTCTCGCGCGCGGGCTCCGTTCATCTCGGAGATCCGCGACGCGGCCACCTTCTCCGCCTACGCCCACCCGGTCGAGACCGATGATGTCGGCAAGTTCCTCATCGATCTGAAGTCGGACGCCATCTACTTCTTCGACGTCAACCTCTACCGGCTGCACCAGGACTTCGTCTCGAAGGTCATCCTGCGGCACAAGATGTCGCCGGAGGAGCGGACGGAGTACTTCAAGAACTACAGTGCGGAGAAGCCGAACTACATCCTCGGCTACATCACCCACCACCGGGGCGCGAAGCGGTGGACGTTCAGCTTCTGGGAGAGCGACCGCATCCGCCCCGCCGATGTGCGCCGCGCCCGGGAGCGCCTGCTGAAGTCCTTCTTCGTGAAGGACGTGGCCTTCCGCCCGGAGTCCACGGCGCAAGAGTCCCTGCTCGACGAGCTGAAGGACATCCCCACCGTTACCAGCGACGTGCTCTACAAGGAGGCCGACTACCGGCCCTTCAACGTGGGCAAGGCGCTCGGCCGGCTGCGCATCGTCCCGCCGGGCACTCCTTACGAGTCCCTCTTCTTCGAGCCGGATGACATCGTCGTCCTCCAGGAGTCCTACCCGGATCTGCCCCCGGTGGCCGGGGTGCTCTCCACGCGGTTCTCCACGCCGCTGTCTCACGTGAACCTGCGCGCCCGTGCCTGGGGCATCCCCAATGCCACGCTCAAGGACGCCGCCACGCGGTATGTCGCACTGGACGGACAGTTCGTCCGGCTCGAGGTGCGCAACCAGAGCCACGTGCTGCGCCCAGCCACCGAGCAGGAGCTCACCGCCTGGAAGCAGGCCCGAGAGGCCGCTCGCAAGGTCCTCGTCCCCGAGGCCGACCTCACCGTCCGCGAGCTCCGCTCACTCAACGCCATGCGTGCCCGGGATGCCCGTCTCTTTGGCACCAAGGCCTCGAACCTCGGGGAGATCATCCAGGCCCGCCTCAAGGGCGTCTTCGTCCCCGATGGGTTTGGTATCCCGTTCGTGTTCTACGTGGAGCACCTGAAGCGCAACGGAATCGATACGGAGCTGGAGGCGATGCTCGCTGACCCCCAGTTCCAGAAGGACGCCAAGGTGCGCCGGGAGCGCCTGGAAGCCTTCCGCGCCCGCATCACCGCCGCGCCCATCGACTCGGCACTGCTCGAGCAGGTGGAGGCGCAGATCAACGGTTCGCTCGGAGGCAAGGGTGTCTTCGTGCGCTCGTCCACGAACGCCGAGGACCTCAAGGGCTTCAATGGTGCGGGTCTTTACGACACGGTGCCCAACGTGGTGGGGCGCGAGGCGCTGGGCGCCGCCATCAAGCAGGTGTGGGCCTCGCTCTGGAACTTCCACGCCGTGGAGGAGCGCACGCGCTTCGGCATCGAGCCGCGCTCGGTGTTCTCCGGGGTGCTCGTGCAGACGGGCGTCAACGCCACTGCGGCCGGCGTGCTCGTGACGAAGAACCTCTACGACCCGAGCGACAACCACACGTACACCATCAACGCCAAGCGCGGGCTGGGTCTGAGCGTGGTGTCCGGCGTCACCGTCCCCGAGCAGATCCTCTATGACATCAAGTACCCGGGCGCCCGCGTGCTGTCGCGCTCGGATGACGCGACGATGCTCGTGTTCGACGCGCAGGGCGGCATCAAGGAGGTGCCCACCGCCAGCGCCGCCCCTGTGCTGTCGGAGGCGCGCGCGAGGGACTTGTCGCTGGCGGCCGCGAAGCTGACGAAGGTCTTCCCCACCGCGGGCCCGCTCGACATCGAGTGGGTGCTGGAGGGAGAGAAGATCTGGATCGTCCAGGCCCGTCCCTTCATCGAAGGTGGGAGCTGA
- a CDS encoding zinc-binding alcohol dehydrogenase family protein: MKTMKALGQTKFGGTEVLHEATLPVPEAQGSDLLVRVKAVGINPADSMVRQNVADFGKLQNSELVLTGWDCAGVVEDVGPQADGRFRKGDEVFFAGNIARRGCNSEYTVVDSRIVGRKPASLSFIEAAALPLTALTVWEGMVEGCGIPLGPQPGTPKRALIIGGAGGVGSIGIQILSRVCGLKVVATASRPESVEFCRKMGAHVVIDHSKDLKAQLTANGIDAVDYVLNTINPDINFDTLTALIAPMGKICSLHPITKPVDLASLYVRRISVVYELMFTRPMLNVQPEMQGAILDHVSALVDAGTLRTTLVTQKPWTVAGLAEAHQHSQSGKAIGKIVLGPVG, encoded by the coding sequence ATGAAGACGATGAAGGCACTGGGGCAGACGAAGTTCGGTGGCACCGAGGTTCTCCATGAGGCCACGCTGCCCGTCCCCGAAGCCCAAGGTTCTGATCTGCTGGTCCGCGTCAAGGCTGTGGGCATCAACCCCGCGGACTCGATGGTGCGGCAAAATGTGGCGGACTTCGGCAAGCTCCAGAACTCGGAGCTTGTCCTGACTGGCTGGGACTGCGCTGGTGTCGTCGAGGACGTCGGCCCCCAGGCGGATGGCCGGTTCCGCAAGGGCGATGAGGTCTTCTTCGCGGGCAACATCGCCCGCCGCGGCTGCAACTCCGAGTACACCGTGGTGGACTCGCGCATCGTCGGCCGCAAGCCGGCCTCGCTGTCCTTCATCGAGGCGGCGGCGCTCCCCCTTACGGCGCTCACCGTCTGGGAGGGCATGGTGGAGGGCTGCGGCATTCCCCTCGGGCCTCAGCCCGGCACTCCCAAGCGGGCCCTCATCATCGGCGGCGCGGGAGGCGTGGGCTCCATCGGCATCCAGATTCTCTCGCGCGTGTGTGGCCTGAAGGTGGTCGCCACGGCTTCGCGGCCCGAGAGCGTGGAGTTCTGCCGGAAGATGGGCGCTCACGTGGTCATCGACCACTCGAAGGACCTCAAGGCGCAGCTCACCGCGAACGGCATCGACGCGGTGGACTATGTGCTGAACACCATCAATCCGGACATCAACTTCGACACGCTGACAGCGCTGATCGCCCCCATGGGGAAGATCTGCAGCCTCCATCCGATCACCAAGCCGGTGGATCTGGCCTCGCTCTACGTGCGCCGCATCTCCGTGGTGTACGAGCTCATGTTCACCCGTCCCATGCTCAACGTGCAGCCCGAGATGCAGGGCGCCATCCTGGACCACGTCTCGGCGCTGGTGGACGCGGGGACACTGCGCACCACCCTGGTGACCCAGAAGCCGTGGACCGTGGCAGGGCTCGCCGAGGCGCACCAGCACAGCCAGAGCGGCAAGGCCATCGGGAAGATCGTGCTGGGGCCGGTGGGATAG
- a CDS encoding amidohydrolase family protein yields MDLIIENGWVFDGLGGPPRACHVGIQGSTVAALSEAPLPRTPATRVIDARGHWVMPGFIDLHTHYDAEVELAPSLSESVRHGVTTVVLGSCSLSLAMGPPEDLADMFCRVEAIPYATVRSLLEERKNWDTLGGYLEHLDSLPLGPNVASFVGHSALRAYVMGLHRSLDRSERPSQEELARMEALVSEGLDLGYLGLSIQTLKWDKMGGTRDIRSRPLPSTYAHWSEYRRLTRLLRERGRVFQGVPNISTKVNVLLFLLESVGLFRKPLKTTVISMMDPRASRGVHRLIGVLSRTFNRLLGADFRWQALPEIFDLWADGIDLVVFEEFGAGAAALHLQDAASRSELLKDPVYRERFRRQWTSRWLPKAFHRDFNQSEILQCPDASLVGKSFAQVAKEQHRHVVDVFLDLVATHGDALRWFTVMANDRPDELDFICQHPDVLMGFSDAGAHLRNMAHYNFPLRLLRRVREAERRGHPIMSTERAVHRLTGEIAQWMGLDAGVLAQGKRADVVVVNPEGLDEKLEVATEAPMENFDGFVRLVRRNDAAVKAVLISGREAVHEGSVTPSLGRERGFGKVLRAYGSPSQ; encoded by the coding sequence ATGGATCTCATCATCGAAAATGGCTGGGTCTTCGATGGGCTCGGAGGTCCGCCCCGCGCGTGCCATGTCGGCATCCAGGGGAGCACCGTGGCCGCGCTCTCCGAAGCGCCGCTTCCCCGCACTCCCGCCACCCGGGTCATCGATGCGCGCGGGCACTGGGTCATGCCCGGCTTCATCGACCTGCACACGCACTATGACGCCGAGGTGGAGCTGGCTCCCTCGCTCTCCGAGTCCGTGCGGCACGGCGTCACCACGGTGGTGCTCGGGAGCTGCTCGCTGAGCCTGGCGATGGGCCCGCCGGAGGATCTCGCGGACATGTTCTGCCGCGTGGAGGCCATCCCCTACGCCACCGTGCGCTCGCTGCTCGAGGAGCGCAAGAACTGGGACACGCTTGGCGGGTACCTGGAGCACCTGGACTCGCTGCCGCTGGGACCGAACGTCGCCTCCTTCGTGGGGCACTCGGCGCTGCGGGCGTATGTGATGGGCCTGCACCGCAGCCTCGACCGGAGTGAGCGCCCCAGCCAGGAAGAGCTGGCCCGGATGGAGGCGCTGGTCAGCGAGGGCCTCGACCTGGGCTACCTGGGACTGTCCATCCAGACGCTCAAGTGGGACAAGATGGGCGGCACCCGGGACATCCGCAGCCGCCCTCTGCCCTCCACCTATGCCCACTGGAGCGAGTACCGCCGCCTCACGCGCTTGCTGCGCGAGCGGGGCCGCGTGTTCCAGGGCGTACCGAACATCAGCACCAAGGTGAATGTGCTGCTCTTCCTGCTGGAGAGCGTGGGCCTCTTCCGCAAGCCGCTGAAGACCACCGTCATCTCGATGATGGACCCGCGCGCCAGCCGGGGTGTCCATCGGCTCATTGGTGTGCTCTCGCGGACCTTCAACCGGCTGCTGGGAGCGGACTTCCGCTGGCAGGCGTTGCCCGAGATCTTCGACTTGTGGGCGGACGGTATCGACCTGGTCGTCTTCGAGGAATTCGGCGCGGGCGCCGCGGCCCTGCACCTCCAGGATGCCGCTTCGCGGTCGGAGCTGCTGAAGGATCCGGTGTACCGCGAGCGCTTCCGGCGGCAGTGGACGAGCCGCTGGTTGCCCAAGGCGTTTCACCGCGACTTCAACCAGTCGGAGATCCTCCAGTGTCCGGATGCGAGCCTGGTGGGCAAGTCCTTCGCGCAGGTGGCGAAGGAGCAGCATCGGCACGTGGTGGATGTGTTCCTCGACCTGGTGGCCACGCATGGGGACGCGCTGCGCTGGTTCACGGTGATGGCCAATGACCGGCCCGACGAGCTGGACTTCATCTGCCAGCACCCGGACGTGCTCATGGGGTTCTCGGACGCGGGTGCGCACCTGCGCAACATGGCGCACTACAACTTCCCGCTGCGGCTGCTGCGCCGCGTGCGAGAGGCCGAGCGCCGAGGCCACCCCATCATGAGCACCGAGCGCGCCGTGCACCGGCTCACGGGGGAGATTGCCCAGTGGATGGGGCTGGACGCGGGCGTGCTGGCGCAGGGCAAGCGCGCGGACGTGGTGGTGGTGAACCCCGAGGGCCTGGACGAGAAGCTCGAGGTGGCCACCGAAGCCCCCATGGAGAACTTCGACGGCTTCGTGCGGCTGGTGCGCCGCAATGACGCGGCGGTGAAGGCCGTCCTCATCTCTGGACGCGAGGCCGTCCATGAGGGCTCGGTGACACCCTCACTGGGCCGGGAGCGCGGCTTCGGGAAGGTGCTGCGCGCCTACGGCTCGCCGTCCCAGTAA
- a CDS encoding zinc-binding dehydrogenase, protein MASIQAVVVTEGAPARLAITRVDAPAPAANEALIRVRAISLNRGEIRRSQSAAVGWRPGWDLSGTVEQAAADGSSPPKGSRVVGFMLSGAWAELVAVPSNALAVLPENVTFAQAATLPVAGLTALLGIEHGGGLLSRSVLITGASGGVGDFAVQLAKAAGARVTAHVRSEARAQRLRDVGAHSIALGENLSAARGPFDLVFDGVGGALLGEALGLLGKGGIAVAYGQTAGPTTTFNLAQFYATGGARLYGFILFHELLSQPASGGLKRLAEMISDGRLQPLIGAEAKWTEISSMAQRLQERDYAGKAVLHFD, encoded by the coding sequence ATGGCTTCGATCCAAGCAGTGGTCGTGACTGAAGGGGCTCCCGCCCGACTGGCGATCACCCGCGTCGATGCGCCGGCACCTGCGGCAAACGAGGCGCTGATCCGCGTCCGGGCCATCTCGCTCAACCGAGGAGAGATCCGTCGCAGCCAGTCGGCGGCCGTGGGCTGGCGTCCGGGTTGGGATCTCTCTGGAACTGTGGAGCAGGCCGCCGCAGACGGCTCAAGTCCACCGAAGGGGAGCCGGGTTGTCGGCTTCATGCTCTCCGGCGCGTGGGCCGAGCTCGTTGCGGTGCCGTCGAACGCGCTCGCGGTCCTGCCAGAGAACGTGACCTTCGCGCAAGCGGCGACACTGCCAGTGGCAGGCCTGACGGCGCTGCTAGGAATCGAGCATGGTGGCGGGCTGCTGAGCCGTTCGGTCCTGATCACCGGAGCCTCCGGCGGCGTGGGTGACTTCGCGGTACAGCTGGCAAAGGCCGCGGGGGCGCGCGTCACGGCACACGTCCGCAGCGAGGCGCGCGCACAACGGCTGAGGGACGTCGGCGCGCACAGCATCGCGCTGGGCGAGAACCTCAGCGCCGCGCGTGGACCGTTCGACCTCGTGTTCGACGGGGTGGGTGGTGCGCTGCTGGGAGAGGCGCTCGGATTGCTGGGGAAGGGCGGCATCGCCGTGGCGTACGGCCAGACCGCCGGGCCGACGACGACGTTCAACCTGGCGCAGTTCTACGCGACGGGCGGCGCGCGACTCTACGGGTTCATCCTGTTCCACGAGCTGTTGAGCCAACCGGCAAGCGGGGGCTTGAAGCGGCTCGCCGAGATGATCTCCGACGGCCGACTCCAGCCGCTCATCGGAGCCGAGGCGAAGTGGACCGAGATCAGCTCGATGGCGCAGCGCCTTCAGGAGCGCGATTACGCGGGCAAGGCGGTCCTGCACTTCGACTGA
- a CDS encoding SMI1/KNR4 family protein: MPLQSLLEELSRHHFPNPPATPDDIDQFEQRVGWKLDPDLRTFYLHCNGGTLFKQRPDADYRFLSLSEIVRARVAIFGEDKDEDGPASMYTLCDLQDGDYVLVEVSRQEDGRYPLMDGWHEAWPNPKHCQQIARSFGEFLERALQSGGSFFWLKKGGS, translated from the coding sequence ATGCCCCTCCAGTCGCTCCTAGAAGAGCTCTCGCGCCATCACTTCCCGAACCCTCCTGCGACTCCCGATGACATCGACCAGTTCGAGCAGCGAGTAGGCTGGAAGCTGGATCCCGACTTGCGAACCTTCTACCTCCATTGCAATGGGGGAACGTTGTTCAAGCAGAGACCGGACGCGGACTATCGATTCCTCTCTCTGTCGGAGATTGTCCGCGCCCGGGTGGCTATCTTCGGCGAGGACAAGGACGAGGACGGCCCTGCCTCGATGTATACCCTCTGCGACCTACAAGACGGCGACTACGTCTTGGTGGAGGTAAGCCGACAGGAAGATGGAAGGTACCCGCTGATGGATGGCTGGCACGAGGCTTGGCCCAATCCGAAGCACTGTCAGCAGATCGCCCGCTCCTTCGGAGAGTTCCTGGAACGGGCGCTCCAAAGCGGCGGGAGTTTCTTCTGGCTGAAGAAGGGCGGAAGCTAA